The nucleotide sequence tagccTCTTAAATAACCAGATGACCGGAAGCACAATATGTATATCCAAACATTAGAAAACTAATTAGATAATCAGATAATAAGGAAATCGAAACACGCCCTTACTATCTTGATTCGTGACAGTTATTCTGTATTTCTGTActaaattattaacataaaaatctcTTATGGACTTGTACAAGAGTCGTTGCAGTTAGGAGCATCAGCGATCTGTCCAGATGATCCCGTTCTATCGGTGGAGGATCTTTGTGATCAGATTCTTGAGGTCCTCAATTATTTCAGGCAAGTCATTTACTGCAGTACTGATTTTTTTGTATCTATTCTATTCTTTCCTTTTTAATTCTaagataataattaattaaaaggtATCTTAGTTTAGGCTTGGTGCAGTGATGTGCATGGGGGTAATGGCAGGTGCCTATATACTTACGCTCTTCGCGGTGAGACTGCATGTTAAAATGTTTTGGAGTAGGCATGTAAACCATATTATATATGATTGTTTTATTACTAATTATGATCTTATTTTACAGACGAAGTATAGAGACAGAGTTACTGGTTTAATACTTGTTTCTCCTCTTTGCAAAGCACCTTCATGGACTGAATGGTTTTACAATAAGGTTTGTTTTTTTGCATCCTGCTGTTTGAAACCTCAAGTTGGCTTTTGTCGTCATTTGACTCTATGTTTCGTGTTTACTGATTCTTTATTATTAATGTGCAGTTGATGTCAAACTTGCTATATTACTATGGTATGTGTGGTTTATTGAAAGAGCGTTTACTTCAAAGATACTTCAGCAAGGTACATTCGGGCTTTTTCGATATGATCGTTGGTTACTACCATTCGTTTATGGATATCAATgtgatatatttaataatttaaaaaatcaGGAAGTTCGTGGTAACCCTGAAATTCCGGAATCAGACATAGTTCAAGCATGCAGAAAGGTAATTCCGCTTTTGTCTTGTTATCTTTAACAGTTGAATTTTATGGTCACTCATTTATTTAAATGTTTTCCTTATATTTTGCAGTTGTTGGATGAAAGACAGAGCGTTAACGTGTGGCGGTATCTGCAAGCAATTGACAAGAGACCTGACATTACCGAGGGATTGAAGAAGCTAAAATGCAGAACACTTATATTTGTTGGCGACAGCTCTCCGTTTCATTCCGAAGCCCTTCACATGACTGGAAAATTGGACAGACGATATAGCGCCTTAGTTGAGGTATGTTATACATACATTGCTTTAATAATCAAGCTTGCCATTTTTGACCTTCGGACGGATTGCGGGCCTTATTAGTTAATAAATAAATCACTcagttaataaataaataatttgaggTGTTTAAGATGCATTCTAAACTTGACTTTTGGAAGTGTTAGGTTTAACTTATAAAGTTTAGTTCCTTTTTTATCAAGAAAACTAATGCAAATTTACTGTGAATACTACTTGTGACATCCAAACAATAGTACTTTCTGTTTTCTACTGTGAGTTGTTTGACTTTGACATTCaaacctactgattttgactttgACAGTCaaacctactgattttgactttgAAATTATGCAGGTACAAGCTTGTGGATCAATGGTGACAGAAGAGCAACCACATGCAATGCTGATACCCATGGAGTATTTTCTAACGGGGTATGGACTTTATAGGCCCAGCCCATTTACAGGAAGTCCGAGAAGCCCACTTAGTCCATCCCGCATTGCACCCGAGTTATTATCTCCCGAAAGCATGGGGTTAAAGCTAAAACCGATAAAGACTCGAGTATCATCTCATCCCCGTTCAAACACCATCGAGAGGTAGATATTGGGTCTGTTTCTAGAAGATGGTTCCCGGGTTTGCGTACAGTTTGTTGGTAAATTTTCTGTCATTTTTTTCGTTTTTGAATTCAAGGGTAGGTATGTATATACATATCatcatatatgtagatatatatagagCAGAAATGGGGAGATATTCTTTTTAATGATGGGACATATTCAATTGTAGAATTGGTGGTCATAAAACAGAAACATCGTATTTTGTAAAGGAGAATATGATATAATCATAATGCGTTTATTTAATAATGAAAAGCGATAATACCTTCTCCCTTTGTTTAGTTTTAGTCTGTCAATGAACTGTCATTTTGTTTGAGTGGAATAAATATATATAGCAAATATCTGCGTGATTGGTTTGTGCATATATTATATCCTCCAAAAGTGgtcttaaatatatacatatgatatttgGTCGCATACACCAATAgtggttattataatataatattccctttttaaataagaGCAGCAAATTCTTTTATGTGTTGTCCCTGTAAAGTACGGAGTATGTTTTATCTAAGGAAATGCAGTGTTGACGTCATTTATGATCAAAGTTTTTTTGACATTATTGATGTAATAATGTTATGAATAGGAGTATATTACTAGTTCAGCATAAACATGAGCAGAAAAAGACAGAATGGGTTAGTAAaaacctttttatttatttatttatttattttaaatttgtaaCTTGTAATCAAAACGTTGATCTTTTTGAATTATGCGTGTGTAAACTGTGTGGACCTCGTGTATGGTAGTTGCTGAAAGCACAAGTAGCTTTTAAACAATCATTAACAATGTTGGATTTAATTTGATTAGAAATAGAAATAGATTATTGACTTCTCGAGAAGTTAATTATGTAaagtacggagtattatttatgtgATGTATTTGGTTATGAATCATGATGATCATAATGCAAGTATTATTTATGTGACGTATTTGGTTATGAATCATGATGATCATAATGTAAATAGTTTGACCACAAATATACAGTACAGTATATATTATTGGGGACATAAACAAAACTTGGTAAAAAATGTGGTACATGTTGGTTATGCAGTATATTTTAGACCATCTAAGACCATCTTTAACCCTTCGAGGCGTGTTGGCGTGTTGCTGGATGGAGGTGGGGTGCTTGATGACCGTGCTAGTAAATTGCTGGCTAATGGGGTGGCGTGTGGGTAGagtatttttaatttctttttcatttttttttattttaatttattttgtttgattagttatattattattttgtagattataataacaacaaataaatttaataaatcacactaaaattaaaattaaaattacgatTACATGATAAAAaagtcctaaaaatataaaattacaataaataaataaaagtcctAAATTACCTTATTTTTAAAAAAGTCCTAAAAATTGAaatatacaataatattaataaaagtcctACTCGTCGTCATCCTCGTCCGACAATTGAATTAAGTCGCCGTACTCTGCGAGCAAGGTCTTCTTCATCTTCAAGCAACGTTTCTTTTCCTTCGGGTTCTTTATGTTTGAGATGTCCAAATTAGAAGTCCATTTTGTGGCTTCGAGTGCGGCTTTCATACGTTCCGCCTTGGTGATTGTGTCCATTTGTTCAATCTTTTTCTTTGCAACTTCGGTCTTGTACGCGTTAACATTTTCACATAACTCTTCAAATTTTGAAGTGTTTGTAGAACGAGAGCTTTGTGATGCATCGGAAGATGCGGAAGTCCTAGCCACTTTCTTTGCTCGATTCCTTCCAATGGGCCTTTCAATCGGATCATCACCTAAAAGCACATTATCATCAGTGATATCAATCGTTTGGACCGTGTCCTCCTCATCGTCTCCGCGCACACCTTTACCATAAACAGTTCCACCAACCGAAGACGGCGCAAGCCACTtcggtttgtctttcaaaaactctCATGCATCTTTAAACGCCCACGTTTTCACCTCATTAGTACAATACGCTTGTACCGCAGCCTCGTAAAAGCATTTTTCAGTTTTTTCACTACGCCTTGGATTGCGTTTTTCGGCCTCATAATAGCCTTGAAAAGCTTTGCACCCCTTGTCCACATAACGTCATTTCCCGGATAACGCATCTTCATGACGATACCATCCTTCTTCGTTATTGTTGAATTTACTCATAACAGTTTCCCACAAAgatgaatatttttgtgagttttcgACAATCGGATTCTCGGACGCATCAAGCCAACATTTCGCCAACCAAACCTCTTCGGCCGATGTCCAAACTCTTTTTTGACACGGCTCACGTGCCTTTAGTTTGTCTTTACGTTGGTGACTTCTTTTTCTCCTCCCTCCGGGTTCGGCTTCGGGTTGTGGTTGTCTATgtggttgttgtggtggtggttgtgTTTGTGACtgtgattgtgattgtgattgtgattgaaattgttgtagttgttgtgggGATAACTCGAGTTCTCTTTGAATTTCTTGTAATTTTTGAAATTGTTGTAGTTGATAGATTTGTTGTTCAACTTCTTGTGGATTCATATTGAACGAGCTAGTTGTATAATTGGCAAAATCAAGTCCGGGTCGGGTTTGGTTTGTAGATGACGAACCAGGTGTTGTTGGCTCGCTAGCTACAATGTTGTTAAACAGCGACCACTCGTTCGGGTTTGACATTTTTGTGAGATAAAATGAGTTGTGGTTGTTTAAAGTGTATATGTTTGAGTTGTGAAgaagtgtgatgacccgtccaaatccatttggacgaatacatcattcattgatttcatagtgaggttttgaaatctatatgatacattttgtaaacattgcattcttttgaaaaggtacaccataaatgaatatataaatccaaggttttcgacgtctgatgatttctacatatagacaatcatcgtatataatagtttctaacaatacatccgttgacagtacagtcaaataagatacatggtgatgattttgtgaatgcaaagttttctcgaataaagcatgtatgactctatgcacatagcttgtataacgtataagcaaacagaggaagacttctagaaacctgagaataaacatgcttaaaagtgtcaacacaaaggttggtgagttcatagttttaatgttgcgcataatctgtatataaaggtggatcgcaagatttcagttgtttcatccgaaacgtttatcaaattattctacaagattgagcaccatggtaactaaactttaacgttataataagtacccatgttttaacatacatgcaaccaacatgtacaatacacgcaatccaacgtgtactaaactcaaatagcatacatctgttttatagttcaggctagggtttctaaacctggaacagacggggatgtcaagccctatggatccatatataactactcgcgcccacaagttcttataaccggcagttactagttaccaaagctaaggaatttttggttcaaactcggtgtagaatttattatgtacttgtatccattgcgtttaaaataaattgcatgtattctcaacccaaaaatatttaaagcattttaaaagggatctataaactcaccttagcagcacataaggtcattcaccgaaatgtgaccgaaactcagaatgcaaaataaccgtagatctcaacctagagaacatatgttggtcaatacatgtctaacaagctaggtcgggtcatagtgtatcacaatcctaatgctcgagaccgacatacaaaagttaacaaaagtcatctcaaaagttaacctgacccattatgatctttaaatctctacatatttattaacatagtataagtcttgataattgaacgaatttatagtttatcaaactcaaaatattatttatttcaggagctgtattatatttgaattatcatggcaatagaaaatattttattatttcacatagttttccaatacttgtaaaatcagattatagtgtttataaaactttaaaacatgataagacagtaaaccttgacaattgttcaacaaaacgagacgtgctttatatagaaattcatttactcgattagtaatatttgaaaatccaatttatcaatatcatagacaagttgtttaaatattaatttacagtttcaaacacaatttcaattaaagttaaccataattcagttgaccatatattttaatccgttcatcgaaatcacgcgatttctaaatgaaaagttaataatttttcgccagctttccaaaaaaatgcatatcatatactttatatcagtagcatatatatcaaattcgcaattcatcataaactatctaacgataaattaaagcatacaagcatgcataaacatatatactcgatcactagacatggatacactattattatataaaagataagatgtgaatgctcacgtatcaatattgtgattcaatattgtaggaaagtacgtagacgcaacggagatgataaacattagtttgatctcactagcaatacccccgaaccattcccatcacctccttagttataacccataatttccttagt is from Rutidosis leptorrhynchoides isolate AG116_Rl617_1_P2 chromosome 10, CSIRO_AGI_Rlap_v1, whole genome shotgun sequence and encodes:
- the LOC139873179 gene encoding protein NDL1-like isoform X2, yielding MICLGFQSVYLNEHIIRTGHGSVSVIVYGDQEKPPLITYPDLALNHMLCFQGLFFCPEAASLLLHNFCIYHISPPGHELGASAICPDDPVLSVEDLCDQILEVLNYFRLGAVMCMGVMAGAYILTLFATKYRDRVTGLILVSPLCKAPSWTEWFYNKLMSNLLYYYGMCGLLKERLLQRYFSKEVRGNPEIPESDIVQACRKLLDERQSVNVWRYLQAIDKRPDITEGLKKLKCRTLIFVGDSSPFHSEALHMTGKLDRRYSALVEVQACGSMVTEEQPHAMLIPMEYFLTGYGLYRPSPFTGSPRSPLSPSRIAPELLSPESMGLKLKPIKTRVSSHPRSNTIER
- the LOC139873179 gene encoding protein NDL1-like isoform X1; the protein is MADLSDSVSVDMETIYLGGKEHIIRTGHGSVSVIVYGDQEKPPLITYPDLALNHMLCFQGLFFCPEAASLLLHNFCIYHISPPGHELGASAICPDDPVLSVEDLCDQILEVLNYFRLGAVMCMGVMAGAYILTLFATKYRDRVTGLILVSPLCKAPSWTEWFYNKLMSNLLYYYGMCGLLKERLLQRYFSKEVRGNPEIPESDIVQACRKLLDERQSVNVWRYLQAIDKRPDITEGLKKLKCRTLIFVGDSSPFHSEALHMTGKLDRRYSALVEVQACGSMVTEEQPHAMLIPMEYFLTGYGLYRPSPFTGSPRSPLSPSRIAPELLSPESMGLKLKPIKTRVSSHPRSNTIER
- the LOC139873179 gene encoding protein NDL1-like isoform X3, giving the protein MLCFQGLFFCPEAASLLLHNFCIYHISPPGHELGASAICPDDPVLSVEDLCDQILEVLNYFRLGAVMCMGVMAGAYILTLFATKYRDRVTGLILVSPLCKAPSWTEWFYNKLMSNLLYYYGMCGLLKERLLQRYFSKEVRGNPEIPESDIVQACRKLLDERQSVNVWRYLQAIDKRPDITEGLKKLKCRTLIFVGDSSPFHSEALHMTGKLDRRYSALVEVQACGSMVTEEQPHAMLIPMEYFLTGYGLYRPSPFTGSPRSPLSPSRIAPELLSPESMGLKLKPIKTRVSSHPRSNTIER